The DNA sequence ATTTTATCATTTCTATATCTTCAGGACTAAATGTCCTACCTGAAAATGTTCTATTAGTATTGTTCATGACTTGATTACCTACCTCCCCCAAGTCTACTATACAATACTAATCTTGTACGTGTCCAACTCGGTTTTGCGAAAATATTTTTTTGCTACTCTCTATAACTCTTGTTTTCTCTTTCTTTTAAATTCGTGCTTCATCTCTGTACAAATGGACAGGGCCAGGTAAAATTTCGTGCAGGTATACATTACTTAAAACACAATAACGCCTGCAATTGCTTGCAAGCGTTACAATTTCAGCAAAACCTCGACAAAGAGAAGCAAAGCATACCTACCTTGTCAGCAGTTCATATATTATGGTATTACATTGTTAGAATTCCATTTGGTGTATCTACTATCATTAAAACATTTTCCTCTTTACCCGTTAATGCATTAATGTATACGATAAAATCCTGGTTATTAAACTTACCTTTAAATTCATACGTAAACAATTCAGTCTTATAGTCTGTGGGTATAATTGCAAGTCCTGAACTAATTATGTTTATCCTGTTGTTTATCTTTGCCCTGGCCTGCTCCATTGTAATTGCAGGACTCGGAATGTCTCTTACTCTATGAGATGAAAGGTATCCTTTAGCTTCCAAGCCTATAATTTCTCCTGTATCAAGGGCTATCTTGAGTTTTATTAAATCCGGATATGCTATCACATCATCCTGCTTATATGCATAGTTTATTGTAGCAGTATTATCTTCACTTAAATAATAAGTGTCTACCATACTCTTAAATCCACGGCTCTCCAGGAAGGATTTCCCTATGGCCTTGGCTTTGTCGATATCAATTTTCTTTTCATTAACCGGCCTGTTATATATCATCCAAAAAGGATGTCCTCCCTTTTGTGTTATATCAATAACTGCAGTTTGGTTATCAGGGACATTTTTAAACTTTACAGTAAAACTATAAGTTTTAATTGGCCCAGTATCATTTTTTCCCGTATTTTCAACAGACTCCACCTTATCTTTGCCAAAAAATTCAACCACCCTTTGTTTTGCCTGCTCTATATTCAACACTTCTCCTGTTACACCTTTAGGTTGTGCAGTAACAAGATGGTCCGAAAACGGGCCGTCATATATAAGACGGGGGTATTCCTGGAATGTTTTGTCAATGTTTTCAAATTGTTGTGCCGTAATATTTGCAGATGTCCTTTTAAATATACTGGGTCCTTTTTGGGCCAGCTCTCCCCATTTTATCCTGCCTGAAGCAATCTGCCCCTGAAGTTCGTCAAGGCTTCTATTAAGAGATGCTGCAAATCCATGCAGATTCTCAATAGTTTTGTATTCATCATCTGATATGTTTTTTCCTGACATGGTGTTGTTATTTAAAGAGTATGCAAAATCTCCCACCTGTGCAAGGAACTTTGAAGTATTTGCCAGTACATGCTGGTCAACAGGCAATTGACCAAGATAAGCCTGGGCAAAATTGGCCTGTCTCCATGCTTCCTGTAGAATAGCAGATGTTTTTTCCGGGGTTGAAGTAATCAAAGACTTTAGTAATAACGTTTCAACATTATTAACATATCCTATCATATCATAAAGTGCCCGATTATACTGGTTATCTAGTTGTTGTCTTAAACTGGCAGCATGTTTGTATTGGTATATACCCCATATTGCTACTGCTGCAATTACTACAATAACAATACTATACATTTTTCTGTCGCTTAGCCTTCTTTTAAAATCCTGGAGTTTATCTCTAAATCCCAAAATACCACCTCCACTATTATTTTCCAAAATAATGTTTGCCTATTTTCTTTACTATTTGTCTGCTCCAAATCCATTTACTTGTTGCTGTCGCAGGGTTCCAGTAGTATACACATCCATTTGTAGGATCCCAACCATTCAATGCATCCCTGGCCGCCTTTACTACGCTTGAATTTGGGTCAATAGCTACATTTATCTGTCCATTGGATACTGCTGTAAATGCTCCCGGTTGATATATCACACCGGCTATTGTTTTAGGGAATCTTGGATCTCTGGTCCTGTTCAATATTACCGCCCCAACTGCTACC is a window from the Bacillota bacterium genome containing:
- the ypeB gene encoding germination protein YpeB, which translates into the protein MGFRDKLQDFKRRLSDRKMYSIVIVVIAAVAIWGIYQYKHAASLRQQLDNQYNRALYDMIGYVNNVETLLLKSLITSTPEKTSAILQEAWRQANFAQAYLGQLPVDQHVLANTSKFLAQVGDFAYSLNNNTMSGKNISDDEYKTIENLHGFAASLNRSLDELQGQIASGRIKWGELAQKGPSIFKRTSANITAQQFENIDKTFQEYPRLIYDGPFSDHLVTAQPKGVTGEVLNIEQAKQRVVEFFGKDKVESVENTGKNDTGPIKTYSFTVKFKNVPDNQTAVIDITQKGGHPFWMIYNRPVNEKKIDIDKAKAIGKSFLESRGFKSMVDTYYLSEDNTATINYAYKQDDVIAYPDLIKLKIALDTGEIIGLEAKGYLSSHRVRDIPSPAITMEQARAKINNRINIISSGLAIIPTDYKTELFTYEFKGKFNNQDFIVYINALTGKEENVLMIVDTPNGILTM
- a CDS encoding cell wall hydrolase, which encodes MVVNTTEIIKTGTAYAQGRGVSDEQLLARAINGEARGEPYEGQVAVGAVILNRTRDPRFPKTIAGVIYQPGAFTAVSNGQINVAIDPNSSVVKAARDALNGWDPTNGCVYYWNPATATSKWIWSRQIVKKIGKHYFGK